A section of the Hevea brasiliensis isolate MT/VB/25A 57/8 chromosome 17, ASM3005281v1, whole genome shotgun sequence genome encodes:
- the LOC110665292 gene encoding ubiquitin-like-specific protease 1C isoform X3 — protein sequence MRLYVCSYSSFWLLRKRRKSEENLEPFEAYSRLSKHRSCWKHMLASLYSNGKKINKQQAAEFWRYNSIPQCFLGTFPSRKRSKRRKHECRIARVIKEKKRLDSREFDRYFHRNLWRSFSEDKRTSFTYLDSLWFYWYMKASSKGKVLTWIKRKQIFLKKYVLVPIVCWGHWSLLIFCHLGESFESKARTPCMLLLDSLEMANPRRLEPDIRKFVLDIYRSEGRDENKKLIYKIPFLVPKVPQQSNGEDCGIYVLYFINLFVKEAPEDFSIKDYPYFHWFSPQCMDNFFAELDLFGK from the exons ATGAGGTTGTATGTTTGTTCATATTCCTCCTTTTGGTTGTTGAGAAAACGAAGGAAAAGTGAGGAAAATTTGGAACCTTTTG AGGCTTATTCTCGACTGTCCAAACATCGCTCATGTTGGAAGCATATGCTAGCGAGCTTGTATTCTAATGGCAAGAAGATAAATAAACAACAGGCTGCAGAGTTTTGGAGATACAATTCAATACCCCAGTGTTTTTTAGGTACCTTCCCTTCTCGTAAGAGATCAAAGAGGAGGAAGCACGAGTGTAGAATTGCGAgagtaattaaagaaaagaaaagactagATAGTAGAGAATTTGACAGATACTTCCA TAGAAATTTGTGGCGGAGCTTCTCAGAAGATAAGAGGACTTCCTTCACTTACCTGGATAGCTTGTGGTTTTACTGGTACATGAAGGCATCCTCTAAGGGGAAGGTGCTTACATGGATAAAGAGAAAGCAAATTTTTTTGAAGAAATATGTGCTTGTTCCCATTGTTTGCTG GGGTCATTGGAGCCTATTGATCTTCTGCCACCTTGGTGAGAGCTTTGAGTCAAAAGCCAGAACACCTTGCATGTTGTTACTGGATTCACTTGAAATGGCAAACCCAAGGCGCCTTGAGCCAGATATAAGAAA GTTTGTGTTAGACATTTATAGATCAGAGGGCAGGGATGAAAATAAAAAGCTGATTTATAAGATTCCATTCTTGGTACCTAAG GTACCACAGCAAAGCAATGGTGAAGACTGTGGCATCTATGTTCTCTACTTCATAAATTTGTTTGTCAAAGAGGCTCCAGAGGATTTTAGCATCAAGGACTACCCCTATTTT CACTGGTTCAGTCCTCAATGCATGGACAACTTTTTTGCAGAACTGGATTTGTTTGGAAAGTGA
- the LOC110665291 gene encoding 26S proteasome non-ATPase regulatory subunit 6 homolog, with protein sequence MEGQEGIQQPHLILAHKRFLLTHPDVPDIEKVHLKEEVFTAVKADDMVPLYETLVGEGLLEKDQNVLDSMRAKNEEELKRLDEKIADAEENLGESEVREAHLAKSLFYIRTGDKEKALEQLKVTESKTVAVGQKMDLVFYTLQLGFFYMDFDLISKSIDKAKNLFEEGGDWERKNRLKVYEGLYCMSTRNFKKAAKLFLDSISTFTTYELFPYDTFIFYTVLTSIISLDRVSLKQKVVDAPEILTVIGKIPYLSEFLNSLYDCQYKSFFSAFAGLTEQIKLDRYLHPHFRYYMREVRTVVYSQFLESYKSVTIEAMAKAFGVTVEFIDLELSHFIAAGKLHCKIDKVAGVLETNRPDAKNALYQATIKQGDFLLNRIQKLSRVIDL encoded by the exons ATGGAAGGGCAAGAAGGAATTCAGCAACCGCACCTCATACTCGCTCACAAGCGCTTCCTTCTAACCCACCCCGATGTCCCAGACATTGAGAAGGTCCACCTCAAGGAGGAGGTCTTTACGGCCGTCAAAGCTGACG ATATGGTTCCCTTGTACGAAACCCTAGTGGGCGAAGGGTTACTGGAGAAGGATCAGAACGTATTGGATTCGATGCGTGCGAAGAATGAGGAGGAGCTCAAGAGGCTCGATGAGAA GATTGCTGATGCTGAAGAAAACTTGGGTGAAAGTGAAGTTCGAGAAGCTCATTTGGCCAAATCTTTGTTCTACATTCGAACTGGTGACAAG GAGAAAGCTTTGGAGCAACTAAAGGTGACAGAAAGCAAAACAGTTGCAGTTGGGCAAAAAATGGACTTGGTATTCTATACTTTACAGCTTGGCTTTTTCTACATGGATTTTGATCTCATTTCCAAGAGCATTGACAAAGCAAAAAA CTTGTTTGAAGAGGGAGGTGATTGGGAAAGGAAGAACCGGTTGAAGGTGTATGAAGGCTTGTATTGCATGTCCACTCGGAATTTCAAGAAGGCAGCAAAATTGTTTTTGGATTCCATTTCAACCTTCACTACCTATGAACTTTTCCCTTATGACACCTTCATATTTTATACTGTTCTTACAAGCATAATATCATTGGATAGAGTTTCCCTGAAGCAAAAG GTAGTGGATGCTCCTGAGATCTTGACAGTGATTGGGAAAATCCCGTACCTTTCTGAGTTTTTAAATTCTCTATATGATTGTCAATACAAATCATTTTTCTCAGCATTTG CTGGCCTCACGGAGCAAATTAAACTTGACCGCTATCTGCATCCACACTTCCGATATTACATGAGGGAGGTCAGAACTGTTGTCTATTCTCAGTTTTTAGAATCCTACAAGAGCGTTACCATTGAAGCAATGGCAAAGGCTTTTGGTGTGACAGTGGAGTTCATTGATCT GGAATTATCACATTTTATTGCGGCGGGGAAGCTTCATTGCAAGATTGATAAGGTTGCAGGTGTTCTTGAAACTAACCGGCCTGATGCAAAGAATGCTCTTTACCAAGCCACTATCAAGCAGGGAGACTTCTTATTAAACCGCATTCAGAAGCTATCTCGTGTGATTGATCTTTGA
- the LOC110665292 gene encoding probable ubiquitin-like-specific protease 2A isoform X5, protein MGMRKCDGGTLLHDTESRLAEAYSRLSKHRSCWKHMLASLYSNGKKINKQQAAEFWRYNSIPQCFLGTFPSRKRSKRRKHECRIARVIKEKKRLDSREFDRYFQNLWRSFSEDKRTSFTYLDSLWFYWYMKASSKGKVLTWIKRKQIFLKKYVLVPIVCWGHWSLLIFCHLGESFESKARTPCMLLLDSLEMANPRRLEPDIRKFVLDIYRSEGRDENKKLIYKIPFLVPKVPQQSNGEDCGIYVLYFINLFVKEAPEDFSIKDYPYFMNQHWFSPQCMDNFFAELDLFGK, encoded by the exons ATGGGGATGAGAAAGTGTGATGGTGGAACTCTTCTGCATGATACTGAATCTCGACTCGCAG AGGCTTATTCTCGACTGTCCAAACATCGCTCATGTTGGAAGCATATGCTAGCGAGCTTGTATTCTAATGGCAAGAAGATAAATAAACAACAGGCTGCAGAGTTTTGGAGATACAATTCAATACCCCAGTGTTTTTTAGGTACCTTCCCTTCTCGTAAGAGATCAAAGAGGAGGAAGCACGAGTGTAGAATTGCGAgagtaattaaagaaaagaaaagactagATAGTAGAGAATTTGACAGATACTTCCA AAATTTGTGGCGGAGCTTCTCAGAAGATAAGAGGACTTCCTTCACTTACCTGGATAGCTTGTGGTTTTACTGGTACATGAAGGCATCCTCTAAGGGGAAGGTGCTTACATGGATAAAGAGAAAGCAAATTTTTTTGAAGAAATATGTGCTTGTTCCCATTGTTTGCTG GGGTCATTGGAGCCTATTGATCTTCTGCCACCTTGGTGAGAGCTTTGAGTCAAAAGCCAGAACACCTTGCATGTTGTTACTGGATTCACTTGAAATGGCAAACCCAAGGCGCCTTGAGCCAGATATAAGAAA GTTTGTGTTAGACATTTATAGATCAGAGGGCAGGGATGAAAATAAAAAGCTGATTTATAAGATTCCATTCTTGGTACCTAAG GTACCACAGCAAAGCAATGGTGAAGACTGTGGCATCTATGTTCTCTACTTCATAAATTTGTTTGTCAAAGAGGCTCCAGAGGATTTTAGCATCAAGGACTACCCCTATTTT ATGAATCAACACTGGTTCAGTCCTCAATGCATGGACAACTTTTTTGCAGAACTGGATTTGTTTGGAAAGTGA
- the LOC110665292 gene encoding probable ubiquitin-like-specific protease 2A isoform X2: protein MRLYVCSYSSFWLLRKRRKSEENLEPFEAYSRLSKHRSCWKHMLASLYSNGKKINKQQAAEFWRYNSIPQCFLGTFPSRKRSKRRKHECRIARVIKEKKRLDSREFDRYFQNLWRSFSEDKRTSFTYLDSLWFYWYMKASSKGKVLTWIKRKQIFLKKYVLVPIVCWGHWSLLIFCHLGESFESKARTPCMLLLDSLEMANPRRLEPDIRKFVLDIYRSEGRDENKKLIYKIPFLVPKVPQQSNGEDCGIYVLYFINLFVKEAPEDFSIKDYPYFMNQHWFSPQCMDNFFAELDLFGK, encoded by the exons ATGAGGTTGTATGTTTGTTCATATTCCTCCTTTTGGTTGTTGAGAAAACGAAGGAAAAGTGAGGAAAATTTGGAACCTTTTG AGGCTTATTCTCGACTGTCCAAACATCGCTCATGTTGGAAGCATATGCTAGCGAGCTTGTATTCTAATGGCAAGAAGATAAATAAACAACAGGCTGCAGAGTTTTGGAGATACAATTCAATACCCCAGTGTTTTTTAGGTACCTTCCCTTCTCGTAAGAGATCAAAGAGGAGGAAGCACGAGTGTAGAATTGCGAgagtaattaaagaaaagaaaagactagATAGTAGAGAATTTGACAGATACTTCCA AAATTTGTGGCGGAGCTTCTCAGAAGATAAGAGGACTTCCTTCACTTACCTGGATAGCTTGTGGTTTTACTGGTACATGAAGGCATCCTCTAAGGGGAAGGTGCTTACATGGATAAAGAGAAAGCAAATTTTTTTGAAGAAATATGTGCTTGTTCCCATTGTTTGCTG GGGTCATTGGAGCCTATTGATCTTCTGCCACCTTGGTGAGAGCTTTGAGTCAAAAGCCAGAACACCTTGCATGTTGTTACTGGATTCACTTGAAATGGCAAACCCAAGGCGCCTTGAGCCAGATATAAGAAA GTTTGTGTTAGACATTTATAGATCAGAGGGCAGGGATGAAAATAAAAAGCTGATTTATAAGATTCCATTCTTGGTACCTAAG GTACCACAGCAAAGCAATGGTGAAGACTGTGGCATCTATGTTCTCTACTTCATAAATTTGTTTGTCAAAGAGGCTCCAGAGGATTTTAGCATCAAGGACTACCCCTATTTT ATGAATCAACACTGGTTCAGTCCTCAATGCATGGACAACTTTTTTGCAGAACTGGATTTGTTTGGAAAGTGA
- the LOC110665292 gene encoding ubiquitin-like-specific protease 1C isoform X4, with the protein MGMRKCDGGTLLHDTESRLAEAYSRLSKHRSCWKHMLASLYSNGKKINKQQAAEFWRYNSIPQCFLGTFPSRKRSKRRKHECRIARVIKEKKRLDSREFDRYFHRNLWRSFSEDKRTSFTYLDSLWFYWYMKASSKGKVLTWIKRKQIFLKKYVLVPIVCWGHWSLLIFCHLGESFESKARTPCMLLLDSLEMANPRRLEPDIRKFVLDIYRSEGRDENKKLIYKIPFLVPKVPQQSNGEDCGIYVLYFINLFVKEAPEDFSIKDYPYFMNQHWFSPQCMDNFFAELDLFGK; encoded by the exons ATGGGGATGAGAAAGTGTGATGGTGGAACTCTTCTGCATGATACTGAATCTCGACTCGCAG AGGCTTATTCTCGACTGTCCAAACATCGCTCATGTTGGAAGCATATGCTAGCGAGCTTGTATTCTAATGGCAAGAAGATAAATAAACAACAGGCTGCAGAGTTTTGGAGATACAATTCAATACCCCAGTGTTTTTTAGGTACCTTCCCTTCTCGTAAGAGATCAAAGAGGAGGAAGCACGAGTGTAGAATTGCGAgagtaattaaagaaaagaaaagactagATAGTAGAGAATTTGACAGATACTTCCA TAGAAATTTGTGGCGGAGCTTCTCAGAAGATAAGAGGACTTCCTTCACTTACCTGGATAGCTTGTGGTTTTACTGGTACATGAAGGCATCCTCTAAGGGGAAGGTGCTTACATGGATAAAGAGAAAGCAAATTTTTTTGAAGAAATATGTGCTTGTTCCCATTGTTTGCTG GGGTCATTGGAGCCTATTGATCTTCTGCCACCTTGGTGAGAGCTTTGAGTCAAAAGCCAGAACACCTTGCATGTTGTTACTGGATTCACTTGAAATGGCAAACCCAAGGCGCCTTGAGCCAGATATAAGAAA GTTTGTGTTAGACATTTATAGATCAGAGGGCAGGGATGAAAATAAAAAGCTGATTTATAAGATTCCATTCTTGGTACCTAAG GTACCACAGCAAAGCAATGGTGAAGACTGTGGCATCTATGTTCTCTACTTCATAAATTTGTTTGTCAAAGAGGCTCCAGAGGATTTTAGCATCAAGGACTACCCCTATTTT ATGAATCAACACTGGTTCAGTCCTCAATGCATGGACAACTTTTTTGCAGAACTGGATTTGTTTGGAAAGTGA
- the LOC110665292 gene encoding ubiquitin-like-specific protease 1C isoform X1 has translation MRLYVCSYSSFWLLRKRRKSEENLEPFEAYSRLSKHRSCWKHMLASLYSNGKKINKQQAAEFWRYNSIPQCFLGTFPSRKRSKRRKHECRIARVIKEKKRLDSREFDRYFHRNLWRSFSEDKRTSFTYLDSLWFYWYMKASSKGKVLTWIKRKQIFLKKYVLVPIVCWGHWSLLIFCHLGESFESKARTPCMLLLDSLEMANPRRLEPDIRKFVLDIYRSEGRDENKKLIYKIPFLVPKVPQQSNGEDCGIYVLYFINLFVKEAPEDFSIKDYPYFMNQHWFSPQCMDNFFAELDLFGK, from the exons ATGAGGTTGTATGTTTGTTCATATTCCTCCTTTTGGTTGTTGAGAAAACGAAGGAAAAGTGAGGAAAATTTGGAACCTTTTG AGGCTTATTCTCGACTGTCCAAACATCGCTCATGTTGGAAGCATATGCTAGCGAGCTTGTATTCTAATGGCAAGAAGATAAATAAACAACAGGCTGCAGAGTTTTGGAGATACAATTCAATACCCCAGTGTTTTTTAGGTACCTTCCCTTCTCGTAAGAGATCAAAGAGGAGGAAGCACGAGTGTAGAATTGCGAgagtaattaaagaaaagaaaagactagATAGTAGAGAATTTGACAGATACTTCCA TAGAAATTTGTGGCGGAGCTTCTCAGAAGATAAGAGGACTTCCTTCACTTACCTGGATAGCTTGTGGTTTTACTGGTACATGAAGGCATCCTCTAAGGGGAAGGTGCTTACATGGATAAAGAGAAAGCAAATTTTTTTGAAGAAATATGTGCTTGTTCCCATTGTTTGCTG GGGTCATTGGAGCCTATTGATCTTCTGCCACCTTGGTGAGAGCTTTGAGTCAAAAGCCAGAACACCTTGCATGTTGTTACTGGATTCACTTGAAATGGCAAACCCAAGGCGCCTTGAGCCAGATATAAGAAA GTTTGTGTTAGACATTTATAGATCAGAGGGCAGGGATGAAAATAAAAAGCTGATTTATAAGATTCCATTCTTGGTACCTAAG GTACCACAGCAAAGCAATGGTGAAGACTGTGGCATCTATGTTCTCTACTTCATAAATTTGTTTGTCAAAGAGGCTCCAGAGGATTTTAGCATCAAGGACTACCCCTATTTT ATGAATCAACACTGGTTCAGTCCTCAATGCATGGACAACTTTTTTGCAGAACTGGATTTGTTTGGAAAGTGA